The window CACCTTTTTTGATTGATAACAGACGTCACCTTTGTTGGCAGTTTTTGTGTTATGTGCCACATGCACAGCCTATGCTTTGCagtcttaaatatattttttattccaaTCTCCATGGCTTTGTCTTGATCTGTTACCACCATTGTTGGCTCTTTCTTGAAGTTATCCATGAAACATTTTAGGAGCCATGTGTATGTTTCTTGCTTCTCATCTCTTATCAACCCAGCAGCAAAGGTTACACATTTGTTATGGTTGTCTATTCCCGTGAAAGGGACAAACATCATGTTGTACCTGTCATCAAAAACCATATTCATGTACAATCAATTTCAATTCGTAATCTgttattgtttaattttatgttcataatcatatttgattatgtatagagattatACAGAATTCTGTTTTTGTATCTGTATGtgcaaaatcatatttgattttaaaaacaaatatttaaaatcataaatgattttactCATACATTTGggaaaccatttaaaatcattTACATATATGGTGtaaaaaacctatacaaaatgatatatcattttatacatatagacAATAAagtgattttaagcatacactatgaaaaatttatatatgattgaTGTATAAATTTGCGACAAGGCAAACGAGTTCTATgcaaataaacctatttaaaaactaaaaaatataccTGTTTGTCCGATACGTTGCATCAAAGGACATTATGTCACTGAATTCTTCATAGTTACGCCTTGCTACATTATCGGCCCAAAAGAGTGAGTGCAATTCAGAGTTGTCAACCTTATACTCAAATGCAAAACCAGGGATATGTTCTCTCATTTCCATCATTTTGTTAACTAAAATTTGAGCGTCACTTTCATTGATGTACACATTTAGGTCCCTCTTCCAGTTTCTGAAATCATCAACTGTCCCGTTTACATTTAACGAGCTTCCCTTCAAGTTACTGTACAGTTGATGAGCTTTTGTTGGTCCAACGTTTGAGATGGAGGCATTGTAGACAAATAGCTGCTCTGCATATTTTAGTTGTCTATCTGTTTTGCATAGATGTCTATACTCTCGCGGAACCAATTCATGATTATGAATTGCATGGAAATCAGCTATTATGTATGTTTCGTTCAAGTAATCCAAGTCAAATCTCACTCTAGCTTTACATCCAGTGGATTCCATGCTGCTTTTTCTaacttgtttttcatttctttctaaaCTATCTATGTTAACCTTCTTTCTTTCTCCAGCTCTGTGACAAAGATAGTACTTTTGTCTTACTATTCCCGACAAATTAGTTTTCTGGCTCCcttttgtgatttcaaaaccaGAATAATAAGCATACTCGTGGTACATCTTACGACATCTTTCAAGTGATCCATAGTTTCTTCCTATCACTGGTTGTCTTTTGTAATCAACTATTGGGACAAAAAACTGCGATCCGTCCGGCGTTTGGAATGTTTGAGTAACATTTGTTTTAGGTGTTTCTTTCAGCACGGGAACTGTATTAGAATATACAGGTCAGAAATAAGTGCATTCAATgcgaaatcatatttgattttacactGATAGTCTTAGATAGAAAATTATACCTTAAAACCTAAAACTtgaacaaaatcatatatgattttgtgtaaaatcatttttgattttcaatagcttattttgtatatgtttttcacaatctacgtgtaaaatcaaatatgattacaggAATAACATCACACGTAAGTAAAACgtcaatacaaaatcatatttgattgaactaataaaagttacaaaataaaaatctatagaaagtacatacaaaatcatatatgattttacagatacaaataattaatcaaatatgattctgaacaaaattttttatctataaCAGATAATTtacgaaatcatatttgattcaaTACACGAAATCACACAAAGATAAACAGTTATACTgcacaaaatcaattttgatccTAAACTTAAAACTACCAAACACATGTGCTTTGAAACAtgaataatcatatttgattctaCTACATACTTTTAGTTAAAATCTTCATAAATAATcctaataaattttaaaaaaattcatgataaaatttaaaataaagaagaaaatagattaaaattaccggaaaatatatttgaaatatctGCATAATTTTCTACTTCCGAAATTATTTCTCTTTCATCAACTGAATTGGATGTTGATGTTGACGGAGCTTTGGCCGGAAATCTAGTTGGATTGATTGAATCCACCGAATtcgatgaagatgatgacggAGCTTTCGCCGGAGATCGAGTTACAATATTAGGATCGATCGATTCCATTGAATTCGCTAAATATGTTTCCGTTGTTGTTGCCGGAGATTTCGGAGGAAATATTGattgattttttgttattttgatcgGAGAATTTTGGAAAGGTGGAAGTGTTTTTCATGAAGCAActgagttttatttttttttgggagaaagaagaaaattatAATTTGTCAAATTACCTTTCTACCCCTccgtgttgttttttttttttttttaataacaatcgTTGATCActtttgatccaagggctgagatgCAGCCCTTTGGTTTCACCACTTTTTGTAGTTTCACATGAGTACATCTCTATAATTATAATGTAATTAACTATCCCataatgtttatgttatataatgatttatgttatgcaatgaactcattattttattacataaatgtatGTTACCGGTTGAACAACCAATTTCCGGTCACCATTTTGATTTTATTGAactttgaccaagtttgaccatACGTTATTACGTGGTTTTTTTAAAATGGGTCTATACATATATCATTACATTGGGATCCACACACCACCATTTCACCCTAAAATAAAGCCTAAATTCTTACAAAATCAAccataaaatcataaaataaaccctaaaaaatgAACTCATCTTTGATGTAATAGCCATACATAATCTTTGTTTCTTGAAATTAGAGGCATGAAATCTCATTATATCCATATTACTTcatatttttatggattttataagttttttcttCATATCCAGAGTAATCGAAGCATGtcttcggttttttttttttttttttttttttttttttatgatagaGCATTCGTCTATGACCCTCTTAGTTATATTGATTACAAGATGATGACTACCACTACCCCATAGGTAAATTATGATGAGTTGGTGCACTTCATTAAGATCGAAACTAGTAATCCTTTAACTGGTCTATACTAATGTGTTGATGATTCTAGTTTGGAACACATGTTGCCATTATTGGGTCAGAAAGATGTAGCTGTTTTCTTTGATGTTATGAGGTCATGCGGTCCAGCTAatgtttattttgattattactacgaatttaagaaaatattatgaaaaaccaaaaccagGGGATGAggtagaaaaataaaaaaacagagCCTGGTGAAGTTCTTCATCAAGAAACCTAAAACTTGTACAAGTACCACCTTTCACCTGCAATTTGTTATCAACAAataaatctcattttaccactttcatcatcaAGATAGTGAAAATCAAATAAACCTTACTTTTGGGCATCAAACGAATCTTCTGCCATAATTTATTGTTGTCCAGGATGTAAGGATATACATCTTTGCCCCACTAACTACAATACACATAATGATGGGTCTGGTTTGTTGATGAGAAAAAAGAAGCAACCATGAAAAGGATGGAGGGAAAATAAGCAATGAAGGGAAAAGAAGAATGGAGGGAAGAAGAAGTGGAGGGAaggtaagagagagagaatgaGAGGGAACAACGAAGGAAAAGTGTTTATATACTGATTTTATAAAACACTTGGCAGCTGACGTGGAATAATTAAGTCTAAACCGGCTAATATTGATTTTCAGTTGGTAACATACATTTATGTAACAAAATAACGAGTTCATTGTATAACATAAACACTCGAGTAAATCATTTCATAACATAGACATTCGGAGATAGTTCATTATATTCTCAACCATTAATCCCAAATAAATTTTCATCGGCATTATCTATCAGTTCAATTTGGTCATTGGTTTCCTAACTTTCCCTACACCTTTTTATATTGGTTcgtttactttttatttttttgtattttatgttttggtaattttAGCCGTTTTGACTTATCAGTTCCTTCACACGCGCATAATTTGGCTCTCTGTCAAGTATAAGAGGTGTCACAAGTCGAAAGCTCATTGTTTCCAAAAATTCAAATTGTAATTCTTGTTATTACACTCTTACCCCTTATTATGCCTACTTGTGAATTGTTAAGGTGTATGTATAACATGATAAGTTGTACAAATAATTTTCTAGATATGTTTTGAATTGAATTTGCGTGaacttttaaagaaaaagttattACTAGATTTGTCAGTATTAACGATATcgaaactttttttataaacgtATATAGTGAGTAAAAGAATACTAAATTTGTATGAATGTAGTTTgactttcttttataaaaagcaacactatttcataatttaagaaaataaaattttttataacaaGTTTTCGATCAAATATGTGttactaaaattatttttatccacttcattataatatatattgggCTTAGATGGGCTCTCTAGTGATCAAGTGATCCAACTTATTTATGAGCTACCAAACTATATTGGGTACTTGAGCTCTTGATCCGTAATTGGACCCTTTAATCAAAGTTAGTTTGGTTCTATCACTTCATCATATTTACTGTAGATACGATGAAGTGATGAACCAAGCTATTATTAACTTTGATCAAAAGGTCCAATTACTAATTCCGTGACACACTACACACGACACAGACATTTCACATATATTTAATTCgtaaataaatagaataaaagaaaaacaatcaaCGTACCTAATTCCGTGACTTAGAACGTATAGAGAAGTTATGATGTTACCCTTGTAAAACGATAAAAGATATTGTTTTCAAAAGAGCTTTTGACATTGTTCTAAAAAATAAGGATCGAAcctttaatctttatttttaaagtgATGACAATTTTTTGTTCATAATAGGACACGACGGAGCTAAA is drawn from Erigeron canadensis isolate Cc75 chromosome 9, C_canadensis_v1, whole genome shotgun sequence and contains these coding sequences:
- the LOC122583100 gene encoding protein FAR1-RELATED SEQUENCE 5-like is translated as MESIDPNIVTRSPAKAPSSSSSNSVDSINPTRFPAKAPSTSTSNSVDEREIISEVENYADISNIFSVPVLKETPKTNVTQTFQTPDGSQFFVPIVDYKRQPVIGRNYGSLERCRKMYHEYAYYSGFEITKGSQKTNLSGIVRQKYYLCHRAGERKKVNIDSLERNEKQVRKSSMESTGCKARVRFDLDYLNETYIIADFHAIHNHELVPREYRHLCKTDRQLKYAEQLFVYNASISNVGPTKAHQLYSNLKGSSLNVNGTVDDFRNWKRDLNVYINESDAQILVNKMMEMREHIPGFAFEYKVDNSELHSLFWADNVARRNYEEFSDIMSFDATYRTNRYNMMFVPFTGIDNHNKCVTFAAGLIRDEKQETYTWLLKCFMDNFKKEPTMVVTDQDKAMEIGIKNIFKTAKHRLCMWHITQKLPTKIREATPSIEDETERDFKSRFDSIVWNIHMEPKTFEEKWEKLMIDFSLQNDNWFKYMFQIRSKWIPAYFIDTPMCGLMRTTSRSESENAFFSHFTRSASNLVSFMSGFESAMMKQRSKQEKLDAETIKKTPILNTKLKIEMHASKLYTKTIFEMIQKEIEAGLYDCLVAQMTAEEECQIYIINEMLKRKVKETGQNVIQYKVLHNLENSSVMCTCRHYLRLGLLCRHCFSVLKNNNIDEIHAQYIMRRWTKGIIPPDLRSSRNRFDNGNVGTQKMVAEASSVFEDYLHLVVNDDEKLKEFLEKVKSLKSEVEADMANQPPKKKNEVISRMMGVEKPDSNEIKNPPVGVYKGCGTVNRIMGGKEKGLKENNKRKRKCTTCGDTNHNSRTCGKKKQKLNEKVNTEGASNN